The genome window TTTTGCAAACCAAATTTAACCTTATGAAACAAGGTGTTTGCAGTGGCGCTTTCAACGTGATTGCAACTGTAACAGTGATATCTATAACCAGATTTTTCACAGCCCTTAGTGTGACCACATTTTGTACATGTAAAACCATCCTGCCATTTTATTTTTGCTAAATATGCTTTACAAGTATCATCATCTGGCAGTTCTTTCACAAAACTCAGTATATTTTGACCTTTAAATACTTCCATAACCCGTGTTATTAATGATAACAAGATACGGAAACTATATGACTAACTCAATTTTTTTAATAATTCAAACCCATTATCTTGCTTTTCAAAAGGCTCATACATATTGATATTGCTTTTGCAAGGGATGCACTGCAAATAATTGGTTTCGTTTATAGAGTCTAAAAAGGAGGTCGAATAGTTTTTAGTCAATATGTTTGTAAGTGTGCTGTCCAAGGTTTCAAAAAATTCAATGGGTACTTTTATGTTTTTAAGATCAGTTTTAAGATTTTGCGCCACTGTGGTATAAATGGCATCGAGTTGCTTTTTTTGCTTTTGGTTTTCATTCCAATTGTTAATCTGTAATGCAATAAGAATCCCAACAACCACGA of Nonlabens sp. Ci31 contains these proteins:
- a CDS encoding DUF6090 family protein, with amino-acid sequence MRYHLMEQNKTAKYFKYAIGEIILVVVGILIALQINNWNENQKQKKQLDAIYTTVAQNLKTDLKNIKVPIEFFETLDSTLTNILTKNYSTSFLDSINETNYLQCIPCKSNINMYEPFEKQDNGFELLKKLS